From the genome of Streptomyces sp. NBC_01260, one region includes:
- a CDS encoding rod shape-determining protein, translating into MTVSLDQLRRCHVAVDLGAARTRVYIKGLGLVVDEPSAAAVNTRTGSLIAVGALAEQMTGRTPDYIRVVRPVSGGTVVDIDMAQRMLRQLLGEKLRRQLRRRPRLRAAACTPHDSDPLAQRAAVETLVGLGARRVELVDTLIAAAVGCGLPVEQPTATMIMVCGAATTQIAVLSLGSIVTAVRIPIGGDAIDHAVIQHLRHYHELMLPSHSVRPLQLALSGNGLTSHGPALTEIHGRDVATGLARSVEVDTAAVQQAIHRPLTTVLDGLGKVLRECPPDLVADLADCGIMMVGGSALLPGLDQMLRDATGMPVHIAERPDVCSVLGLGAMLDGKIRPMVLAPLAC; encoded by the coding sequence GTGACCGTCAGCCTTGATCAGTTGCGCCGTTGCCACGTCGCCGTCGACCTCGGGGCCGCCCGGACCCGGGTGTACATCAAGGGGCTCGGGCTCGTCGTGGACGAGCCGAGCGCCGCCGCCGTGAACACCCGTACCGGCTCACTCATCGCCGTCGGCGCGCTCGCCGAACAGATGACGGGCCGCACCCCCGACTACATCCGGGTGGTCCGTCCGGTCTCCGGCGGAACCGTCGTGGACATCGACATGGCCCAGCGCATGCTGCGCCAGCTGCTGGGCGAGAAGCTCCGCCGTCAGCTGCGCCGCAGACCACGGCTGCGCGCCGCCGCCTGCACCCCGCACGACAGCGATCCGCTCGCCCAGCGGGCCGCCGTCGAGACCCTGGTCGGCCTCGGCGCCCGGCGCGTCGAGCTGGTCGACACCCTGATCGCGGCGGCCGTCGGCTGCGGACTGCCGGTCGAGCAGCCGACCGCCACCATGATCATGGTGTGCGGGGCCGCGACCACCCAGATCGCGGTGCTCTCGCTCGGCTCGATCGTGACCGCCGTACGCATCCCGATCGGCGGCGACGCGATCGACCACGCGGTGATCCAGCATCTGCGCCACTACCACGAGCTGATGCTGCCCAGCCACTCCGTACGCCCCTTGCAGCTGGCACTCAGCGGCAACGGCCTCACCTCGCACGGGCCCGCCCTGACCGAGATCCACGGCCGGGACGTGGCGACCGGCCTGGCCCGCTCCGTGGAGGTCGACACCGCCGCGGTGCAACAGGCGATCCACCGCCCGCTCACCACGGTCCTGGACGGCCTGGGCAAGGTGCTGCGGGAATGCCCGCCCGATCTGGTGGCCGACCTCGCCGACTGCGGGATCATGATGGTCGGCGGCAGCGCGCTGCTGCCCGGCCTGGACCAGATGCTGCGCGACGCGACCGGCATGCCGGTGCACATCGCCGAGCGGCCCGACGTCTGCTCCGTACTGGGGCTCGGCGCCATGCTGGACGGCAAGATCCGCCCGATGGTCCTCGCCCCGCTCGCCTGCTGA
- a CDS encoding GAF domain-containing sensor histidine kinase — protein MTDEPRDAASPGGIPQTPRLPMLLEAVLSVGTDLELRATLQQIIDTATALTTARYGALGVLDPERGTIRELFVCGLGDAEREAIGDLPDGHSGMLGALIEESRPLRSDDLTTDPRATGVPPGHPTMHSFLGAPIRVHDTVFGNIYLTEKSTAHFTDTDAALLRVLASQAGIAIGNARLYETARQRERWIEGAAAVTNTLLTRENAADALTTVAERARILSDAAAGVILQPTEEGGMEIVAASTLDDPAGLVGTAIEPGSPVLVQLLGGEPVFIEDSATDPRMTTHVRSRFGPSMMLPLQSGGRLIGTLALPRRRGGRPYTAVDRLLASQFASQAALALVLVDAQHDREQLAVYEDRDRIARDLHDLVVQRLFATEMMLESTRRRAGTGETDELLGRAVDELDSTIQEVRTTIFALQQPPAEAPTTFRGQVLRETRGAAAVLGFQPSVHFTGAVDALVREPVSGQLLAALRGALAAAHRRAGVSEIEVEVDGTAVLPDGRAAVRLTVGDNGREQDGSRPSAVIWQAPL, from the coding sequence ATGACCGACGAACCACGCGACGCGGCATCCCCCGGAGGAATCCCGCAGACGCCCCGGCTGCCGATGCTCCTGGAGGCCGTGCTGAGTGTCGGCACCGATCTCGAACTGCGGGCCACCCTGCAGCAGATCATCGACACCGCCACCGCGCTCACCACGGCCCGCTACGGGGCGCTGGGCGTTCTGGACCCCGAGCGCGGCACCATCCGGGAACTGTTCGTCTGCGGACTGGGCGACGCCGAACGGGAGGCCATCGGCGACCTCCCCGACGGCCACTCCGGCATGCTCGGCGCCCTCATCGAGGAGTCGCGGCCGCTGCGCTCCGACGACCTGACCACCGACCCGCGCGCCACCGGGGTACCGCCCGGCCACCCCACGATGCACTCGTTCCTCGGCGCCCCGATCCGGGTGCACGACACGGTCTTCGGGAACATCTACCTCACCGAGAAGAGCACCGCGCACTTCACCGACACCGACGCGGCGCTCCTGCGGGTCCTCGCCTCGCAGGCCGGTATCGCGATCGGCAACGCCCGGCTGTACGAGACGGCCCGGCAGCGGGAACGCTGGATCGAGGGCGCGGCCGCGGTCACCAACACCCTGCTGACCAGGGAGAACGCCGCCGATGCCCTGACGACCGTGGCCGAACGGGCCAGAATCCTCAGCGACGCGGCGGCCGGGGTGATCCTCCAGCCGACCGAGGAGGGCGGGATGGAGATCGTCGCCGCGTCCACGCTCGACGATCCGGCCGGTCTGGTGGGCACCGCCATCGAGCCCGGCTCCCCCGTCCTGGTCCAGCTGCTGGGCGGCGAGCCGGTCTTCATCGAGGACTCGGCGACCGATCCCCGGATGACCACACACGTACGGTCCCGGTTCGGCCCCAGCATGATGCTGCCGTTGCAGAGCGGCGGGCGGCTCATCGGCACCCTCGCCCTGCCCCGGCGGCGCGGCGGCCGCCCGTACACGGCCGTGGACCGGCTGCTGGCCTCGCAGTTCGCCTCGCAGGCCGCGCTCGCGCTGGTCCTGGTGGACGCCCAGCACGACCGCGAGCAGCTCGCGGTGTACGAGGACCGGGACCGGATCGCCCGTGATCTGCACGATCTCGTCGTCCAGCGGCTGTTCGCCACCGAGATGATGCTGGAGTCGACCCGCCGCCGGGCCGGCACCGGGGAGACCGACGAGCTGCTCGGCAGGGCCGTCGACGAGCTGGACTCCACGATCCAGGAGGTGCGGACGACCATCTTCGCCCTCCAGCAGCCGCCCGCCGAGGCTCCCACCACCTTCCGCGGTCAGGTGCTGCGGGAGACCCGGGGCGCGGCCGCGGTGCTCGGATTCCAGCCGTCGGTGCACTTCACCGGGGCGGTGGACGCCCTCGTGCGGGAGCCGGTGAGCGGACAGCTCCTCGCCGCGTTGCGCGGGGCGCTGGCGGCCGCGCACCGGCGGGCCGGGGTGTCGGAGATCGAGGTGGAGGTCGACGGTACGGCCGTGCTGCCCGACGGCCGGGCCGCGGTCCGGCTGACGGTCGGCGACAACGGGCGGGAACAGGACGGATCGCGCCCGTCGGCCGTCATCTGGCAGGCGCCGCTCTGA
- a CDS encoding MFS transporter, with amino-acid sequence MYAAVKQPPAPAAAPPGAYRNLAMATVGFALTFWAWNLIAPMSGDYKDRLGLSSFQQSLLVAVPVLVGSLGRIPVGALTDKYGARLMFPLISALTVLPVLLLIPAKDSYGAMLAVGFLLGLGGTTFAIGIPLVNSWFPPAERGLALGVFGMGMGGVALSGYFTPRIAEHGDNLPFLVVAGALVVYAALAAVLVNDRPGRQVPTGTLADRLAATGRLRVTWELSALYAIGFGGIVAFGVYLPTYLKTWYDLPPTDAGTKAAGFALVTVVFRPIGGWLSDRIHPALVSSAALGVAALMAIVQAFDPKLMPGGTIALLIMAAGLGTASGSVFALVSQVTPQAKVGSVTGIVGAMGGLGGFVPPLVMGAVYSAKGSYSIGFMLLSDVALAGCVYAYGRMRNIPRDA; translated from the coding sequence GTGTACGCAGCCGTCAAGCAGCCCCCCGCTCCGGCCGCCGCGCCGCCCGGCGCCTACCGCAACCTCGCGATGGCCACGGTCGGCTTCGCGTTGACCTTCTGGGCGTGGAATCTGATCGCGCCCATGTCCGGGGACTACAAGGACCGGCTCGGACTGAGTTCGTTCCAGCAGTCGCTGCTGGTCGCCGTGCCGGTGCTGGTCGGCTCGCTCGGCCGGATCCCGGTGGGCGCGCTCACCGACAAGTACGGTGCCCGGCTGATGTTCCCACTGATCTCGGCGCTCACCGTCCTGCCGGTGCTGCTGCTGATCCCGGCGAAGGACTCCTACGGCGCGATGCTGGCCGTGGGCTTCCTGCTGGGCCTGGGCGGTACGACGTTCGCGATCGGCATCCCGCTCGTCAACTCGTGGTTCCCGCCCGCCGAACGGGGCCTCGCCCTCGGTGTGTTCGGCATGGGCATGGGCGGCGTGGCGCTGTCCGGGTACTTCACCCCGCGGATCGCCGAGCACGGCGACAACCTGCCGTTCCTCGTGGTCGCCGGGGCGCTCGTGGTGTACGCGGCGCTGGCGGCGGTGCTGGTCAACGACCGGCCGGGGCGGCAGGTGCCGACCGGCACACTGGCTGACCGGCTGGCTGCGACGGGACGGCTGCGGGTCACCTGGGAGCTGTCGGCGCTGTACGCGATCGGCTTCGGCGGCATCGTGGCGTTCGGCGTCTATCTGCCGACGTATCTGAAGACCTGGTACGACCTCCCGCCGACCGACGCCGGTACGAAGGCCGCCGGATTCGCCCTGGTCACGGTGGTCTTCCGGCCGATCGGCGGCTGGCTCTCGGACCGGATCCACCCGGCGCTGGTCTCCTCGGCGGCGCTCGGCGTGGCCGCCCTGATGGCGATCGTCCAGGCCTTCGACCCGAAGCTGATGCCCGGCGGCACGATCGCTCTGCTGATCATGGCGGCCGGTCTCGGTACCGCGAGCGGCAGTGTCTTCGCGCTGGTCTCACAGGTGACCCCGCAGGCGAAGGTGGGCAGCGTCACCGGGATCGTCGGCGCGATGGGCGGACTCGGCGGCTTCGTGCCGCCCCTGGTGATGGGCGCGGTCTACAGCGCGAAGGGCTCCTACTCGATCGGCTTCATGCTGCTGTCCGACGTGGCGCTGGCGGGCTGTGTATACGCGTACGGGCGGATGCGGAACATCCCGCGGGACGCCTGA
- a CDS encoding acyl-CoA synthetase — translation MPLLPALQDPAGPPAAREAVRFGEQSLNYAQLAAAADALAARIADAGRVAVWAAPVPETVVAVVAALRAGVPAVPLNPKTGERELAHIVADSAPSTVLAAAGAVLPPALAALTRVDVGVDTGEPARSAASFAEPSPESPALIVYTSGTTGPPKGAVLPRRAIAATLDALEDAWQWTGDDVLVHALPLFHVHGLVLGVLGPLRRGGSVRHLGRFSTEGVTRELESGGTMLFGVPTMYHRIAEALAGPSASDGLAKALAGARLLVSGSAALPVHDHERIAAATGRRVIERYGMTETLMNTGVRADGEPRPGTVGAPLRGVELRLVEEDGSALADPASIGEIQVRGPNLFTGYLNRPDATAAALTADGWFRTGDMATLDPDGYVRIVGRKATDLIKSGGHKIGAGEIENALLDHPGVREAAVTGEPDPDLGERIVAWVVPADPSSPPPADELAGHVAAQLSPHKRPRTVRYLDALPRNDLGKIMKRSLHG, via the coding sequence ATGCCACTTCTGCCTGCACTCCAGGATCCCGCCGGTCCGCCGGCCGCCCGCGAAGCCGTCCGGTTCGGCGAACAGTCCCTGAACTACGCACAGTTGGCCGCCGCTGCGGATGCGCTCGCGGCCCGGATCGCCGATGCCGGCCGGGTCGCGGTCTGGGCCGCCCCGGTCCCGGAGACCGTGGTCGCGGTGGTCGCCGCGCTCCGGGCGGGGGTGCCCGCCGTACCGCTCAACCCGAAGACGGGCGAGCGGGAGCTGGCCCATATCGTCGCCGACAGCGCACCGTCGACGGTGCTGGCCGCGGCCGGTGCCGTACTGCCGCCCGCACTGGCCGCGTTGACCCGGGTGGACGTGGGCGTGGACACCGGGGAGCCGGCCCGCTCCGCCGCCTCCTTCGCCGAGCCCTCACCCGAGTCCCCGGCCCTGATCGTGTACACCTCCGGCACCACCGGCCCGCCCAAGGGCGCGGTCCTGCCGCGCCGGGCCATCGCCGCCACCCTGGACGCGCTGGAGGACGCCTGGCAGTGGACCGGCGACGACGTCCTCGTCCACGCGCTGCCGCTGTTCCATGTGCACGGCCTGGTCCTCGGCGTCCTCGGCCCGCTGCGGCGGGGCGGTTCGGTGCGCCATCTCGGCCGGTTCTCCACCGAGGGCGTGACCCGGGAGCTGGAGTCGGGCGGCACGATGCTGTTCGGCGTGCCGACGATGTACCACCGGATCGCGGAAGCGCTTGCCGGCCCCTCCGCGTCCGACGGGCTCGCGAAGGCCCTGGCGGGTGCCCGGCTGCTGGTCTCCGGGTCGGCCGCGCTGCCGGTCCACGACCACGAGCGGATCGCGGCGGCGACCGGCCGCCGGGTCATCGAGCGGTACGGCATGACGGAGACGCTCATGAACACGGGCGTGCGGGCCGACGGCGAACCGCGCCCCGGCACCGTCGGCGCCCCGCTGCGCGGCGTCGAACTCCGCCTGGTCGAGGAGGACGGCAGCGCTCTCGCCGACCCCGCGTCCATCGGCGAGATCCAGGTACGCGGCCCGAACCTGTTCACCGGCTACCTCAACCGCCCCGACGCGACGGCCGCCGCACTCACCGCCGACGGCTGGTTCCGTACCGGGGACATGGCCACCCTCGACCCCGACGGGTACGTACGGATCGTGGGCCGCAAGGCCACCGACCTGATCAAGAGCGGCGGCCACAAGATCGGCGCCGGTGAGATCGAGAACGCCCTCCTGGACCACCCGGGCGTCCGCGAGGCAGCCGTCACCGGCGAACCCGACCCGGACCTGGGCGAGCGGATCGTCGCCTGGGTGGTGCCGGCCGACCCCTCCTCCCCGCCCCCGGCCGACGAGCTCGCCGGTCATGTCGCGGCCCAGCTCTCCCCGCACAAGCGGCCGCGCACGGTCCGCTACCTGGACGCGCTGCCACGCAACGACCTGGGCAAGATCATGAAGCGGTCGCTCCATGGCTGA
- a CDS encoding ThuA domain-containing protein, with product MRHQLARRVRHIASAAALALGAGFLAPAPAGAAADPYDVLVFSRTAGFRHDSIPAGITAIQQLGAADGFGVTATEDAGAFTPENLAGYEAVVFLSTTGDVLNTAQQDALAGYVDGGGGFVGVHAAADTEYDWPAYEHLVGAWFKSHPAIQQAKVVTEDHAHPATAHLDDDWVRTDEWYNYRTDPRDDVHVLQSLDESSYTGGEMGGDHPITWCHPQQQGRSFYTGLGHTIESYSDPDFRRLLLGGIQYAAGVVRADCGSGTPDPGDAPVEAESYTSSFGVQSAAHNGAGGGATLGYIDNGDWAGYALVNTAGATSFTARVSSAGAGGTIEVRSGSATGPLLGSVDVAPTGGWETFTQVTGAVTATGSGPLFLRFTGGAGSLFDIDSFTLAGQQGTKATGSSRVHLFYYPWYGTPETNGGWRHWEQGGHTPPDDIGADLYPKLGPYDSGDIAGAVEQHMKWIERSGAGVIVYSWWGQGGYEDKLAPEVLDAAARHGIKVAWHIEPYGGRTAASVVDDIAYLTGEYGDHPAYYRDAEHGNRPAFYVFESLRIQDWSALDAVRDSAVVLAQTTDTTKVAHFGGIYTYDGIAGATAPGWKQAGEYAKSNGLVWAPSVAPGYIDDRAVPGNTTPTLGREDGASYDLEWSNALDPAIGGSPSWVSVTSFNEWHEGSPIEPAAGNPPAGHGYRTYEGAYGKTGAAAETAYLDRTAYWVDRFEQRRTAARAAR from the coding sequence ATGAGACACCAACTGGCCCGGCGCGTACGCCATATCGCCTCCGCCGCCGCACTCGCCCTGGGAGCCGGGTTCCTGGCCCCCGCCCCGGCGGGCGCCGCCGCGGACCCGTACGACGTGCTCGTCTTCTCCAGGACCGCCGGATTCCGGCACGACTCCATCCCGGCCGGCATCACCGCGATCCAGCAACTGGGCGCGGCGGACGGCTTCGGCGTCACGGCCACCGAGGACGCGGGCGCCTTCACCCCGGAGAACCTCGCCGGGTACGAGGCGGTGGTCTTCCTCAGCACCACCGGCGACGTCCTGAACACCGCACAGCAGGACGCGCTCGCCGGGTACGTGGACGGCGGCGGCGGATTCGTCGGCGTCCATGCGGCCGCCGACACGGAGTACGACTGGCCGGCGTACGAGCACCTCGTCGGCGCCTGGTTCAAGAGCCACCCGGCGATCCAGCAGGCGAAGGTCGTCACCGAGGACCACGCCCACCCGGCGACCGCGCACCTCGACGACGACTGGGTCCGCACCGACGAGTGGTACAACTACCGCACCGATCCCCGCGACGACGTCCATGTGCTCCAGAGCCTGGACGAAAGCAGCTACACCGGCGGCGAGATGGGCGGCGACCACCCGATCACCTGGTGCCACCCGCAGCAGCAGGGGCGGTCCTTCTACACCGGCCTCGGCCACACCATCGAGTCCTACAGCGATCCGGACTTCCGCCGACTGCTGCTCGGCGGCATCCAGTACGCGGCCGGCGTGGTGCGGGCCGACTGCGGCTCCGGGACCCCGGACCCCGGTGACGCCCCCGTGGAGGCGGAGTCGTACACCTCCTCCTTCGGCGTGCAGAGCGCCGCGCACAACGGGGCGGGCGGCGGGGCCACGCTCGGCTACATCGACAACGGCGACTGGGCGGGCTACGCCTTGGTCAACACGGCCGGGGCCACCTCCTTCACCGCCAGGGTCTCCTCGGCCGGGGCGGGCGGCACCATCGAGGTGCGCTCCGGTTCCGCCACCGGACCGCTGCTCGGATCGGTGGACGTCGCCCCGACCGGCGGCTGGGAGACCTTCACGCAGGTGACCGGCGCCGTCACCGCCACCGGTTCGGGCCCGCTGTTCCTCCGGTTCACCGGGGGAGCGGGCTCCCTCTTCGACATCGACAGCTTCACCCTGGCCGGACAGCAGGGCACCAAGGCCACGGGCTCCTCCCGCGTGCACCTCTTCTACTACCCCTGGTACGGCACCCCGGAGACGAACGGCGGCTGGCGCCACTGGGAGCAGGGCGGCCACACCCCGCCCGACGACATCGGCGCCGACCTCTACCCGAAGCTCGGCCCGTACGACTCCGGTGACATCGCCGGGGCCGTCGAGCAGCACATGAAGTGGATCGAGCGGTCGGGCGCCGGAGTCATCGTCTACAGCTGGTGGGGGCAGGGCGGCTACGAGGACAAGCTCGCCCCGGAGGTCCTGGACGCCGCCGCCCGGCACGGGATCAAGGTCGCCTGGCACATCGAACCGTACGGCGGCAGGACCGCGGCCTCCGTGGTCGACGACATCGCCTATCTGACCGGCGAGTACGGCGACCACCCCGCCTACTACCGGGACGCCGAGCACGGCAACCGCCCGGCGTTCTACGTCTTCGAGAGCCTGCGGATCCAGGACTGGTCGGCCCTGGACGCCGTGCGCGACAGCGCCGTCGTCCTCGCCCAGACCACCGACACCACCAAGGTCGCGCACTTCGGCGGGATCTACACCTACGACGGCATCGCCGGTGCCACCGCCCCCGGCTGGAAGCAGGCGGGGGAGTACGCCAAGTCCAACGGCCTGGTCTGGGCGCCCTCGGTGGCACCCGGATACATCGACGACCGGGCCGTGCCCGGCAACACCACGCCCACCCTGGGGCGGGAGGACGGCGCCTCCTACGACCTGGAGTGGAGCAACGCCCTCGACCCGGCCATCGGCGGATCGCCCTCCTGGGTCTCCGTCACCTCCTTCAACGAATGGCACGAGGGCAGCCCGATCGAGCCCGCGGCGGGCAACCCGCCCGCCGGACACGGCTACCGGACGTACGAAGGGGCATACGGGAAGACGGGGGCCGCCGCCGAGACGGCCTACCTCGACCGGACGGCGTACTGGGTGGACCGGTTCGAGCAGCGGCGCACCGCTGCTCGTGCCGCACGCTGA
- a CDS encoding PQQ-dependent sugar dehydrogenase: protein MPLSPPLWSRLVTALTLVATGGLAAGAAVAAPAAPTAVHAAADIPAADYQQVQLALGAAELGEAMSLAVLPDRSVVHTARDGTVRLTDASGATKTAAKLDVYTHDEEGLQGVAADPDFAANRYLYLYYSPTLNTPAGDAPVTGTAADFEPWKGHLNLSRFTLKADGTLDTASEKVVLEVPNDRGQCCHVGGDIDFDAAGNLYLTTGDDTNPFESAGYAPIDERTDRNPQFDAQRSSGNTNDLRGKLLRIKPTASGGYTVPAGNLFAPGTDRTRPEIYAMGFRNPFRMSVDKPTGTVYIGDYGPDAGTTDAGRGPSGQVEFDRVTGPGNFGWPYCTGTNTPSETYNEYTFPSGPSGAKYDCAAGPANNSFRNTGRPTLPAVRPAWIRYAGDAGSPPEFGGGSESPMAGPVYHYDADLDSAVKFPASLDGRFFATEYGRKWIKPVEVKADGSPGTIDTFPWTGTQVMDSAFGPDGALYVLDYGTGSNNQALYRVEYLAGSNRSPVARAAVDRTSGPIPLDVAFSAAGSADPEGGALHYAWDFGDGATSTEADPHHTYTTAGTFRPTLTVTDPEGLTGTASLVVTAGNTAPAVTLTTPADGGLFSFGDSVPFTVTVTDPEDSTVDCSKVKVTYLLGHDSHRHQITSKNGCSGTIDVPVDGEHDSAANIYGVLDAEYTDAGGLTTHGDSILQPRHRQGEHFAAQSGIEPAQHGTAEGGATVGFTDNGDWISFEPYALSNATGVSARVSSAGPGGTLEVRAGSPTGTLLSTLTVAPTGGWENFTDVSANVSNAPAGTTELFLVFKGPTGRGNLFDLDAFTFKAEG from the coding sequence ATGCCTCTGTCCCCACCCCTGTGGTCCAGACTCGTCACCGCGCTCACCCTGGTCGCCACCGGCGGCCTCGCCGCGGGTGCCGCGGTGGCCGCGCCCGCAGCCCCCACCGCGGTCCACGCGGCGGCCGACATCCCCGCCGCCGACTACCAGCAGGTCCAACTGGCCCTCGGAGCGGCCGAACTGGGCGAGGCCATGTCCCTCGCCGTTCTGCCGGACCGGTCCGTCGTCCACACCGCCCGGGACGGCACGGTCCGGCTCACCGACGCCTCCGGGGCGACGAAGACCGCTGCCAAGCTCGATGTCTACACGCACGACGAGGAAGGACTGCAGGGCGTCGCGGCCGACCCGGACTTCGCCGCCAACCGCTACCTCTACCTCTACTACTCACCCACCCTGAACACCCCGGCCGGTGACGCCCCCGTCACCGGAACGGCCGCCGACTTCGAACCGTGGAAGGGGCACCTCAACCTCTCCCGGTTCACCCTGAAGGCCGACGGGACGCTGGACACCGCGAGCGAGAAAGTCGTCCTCGAAGTCCCCAACGACCGTGGCCAGTGCTGCCACGTCGGCGGTGACATCGACTTCGACGCCGCCGGGAACCTCTACCTGACCACCGGCGACGACACCAACCCCTTCGAGTCCGCCGGCTACGCACCCATCGACGAACGCACCGACCGCAACCCGCAGTTCGACGCCCAGCGCTCCTCCGGGAACACCAACGACCTGCGCGGCAAGCTGCTGCGGATCAAGCCCACCGCGTCCGGCGGCTACACCGTCCCGGCCGGCAACCTCTTCGCCCCCGGCACCGACCGGACCCGGCCGGAGATCTACGCGATGGGCTTCCGCAACCCGTTCCGGATGTCCGTCGACAAGCCGACCGGCACCGTCTACATCGGCGACTACGGCCCCGACGCCGGCACCACCGACGCCGGCCGCGGCCCCAGCGGCCAGGTCGAGTTCGACCGCGTCACCGGCCCCGGCAACTTCGGCTGGCCCTACTGCACGGGCACCAACACCCCCTCGGAGACGTACAACGAGTACACCTTCCCGAGTGGCCCATCCGGCGCGAAGTACGACTGCGCGGCCGGTCCGGCCAACAACTCCTTCCGCAACACCGGCCGGCCGACGCTGCCCGCCGTGCGGCCCGCCTGGATCAGGTACGCGGGTGACGCGGGCTCCCCGCCCGAGTTCGGCGGCGGCTCCGAATCGCCGATGGCCGGTCCCGTCTACCACTACGACGCGGACCTCGACTCGGCCGTGAAGTTCCCCGCCTCGCTCGACGGCCGTTTCTTCGCCACCGAGTACGGCCGCAAGTGGATCAAGCCGGTCGAGGTGAAGGCCGACGGGTCACCCGGGACGATCGACACCTTCCCGTGGACCGGCACCCAGGTCATGGACTCCGCGTTCGGCCCGGACGGTGCGCTGTACGTCCTGGACTACGGCACCGGCTCCAACAACCAGGCGCTGTACCGCGTCGAGTACCTGGCGGGCAGCAACCGCTCCCCGGTCGCCAGGGCCGCGGTGGACCGGACGTCCGGCCCGATCCCGCTCGACGTCGCCTTCTCGGCGGCCGGCAGCGCGGACCCCGAGGGCGGGGCGCTGCACTACGCCTGGGACTTCGGTGACGGAGCCACCTCCACCGAGGCCGATCCGCACCACACCTACACCACCGCCGGGACCTTCCGGCCGACCCTGACCGTCACCGACCCCGAGGGGCTCACCGGCACCGCCAGTCTCGTCGTGACCGCGGGCAACACCGCCCCCGCGGTCACTCTGACCACGCCCGCCGACGGCGGACTCTTCTCCTTCGGTGACTCCGTGCCCTTCACGGTCACCGTCACCGACCCGGAGGACAGCACGGTCGACTGCTCGAAGGTCAAGGTCACCTATCTGCTCGGCCACGACAGCCACCGCCACCAGATCACCTCGAAGAACGGCTGCTCCGGCACCATCGACGTCCCCGTCGACGGCGAGCACGACAGCGCCGCCAACATCTACGGGGTCCTCGACGCCGAGTACACGGACGCCGGCGGGCTCACCACCCACGGCGACAGCATCCTCCAGCCCCGGCACCGGCAGGGCGAGCACTTCGCCGCCCAGTCCGGGATCGAGCCCGCCCAGCACGGGACGGCCGAGGGCGGCGCCACCGTCGGCTTCACCGACAACGGCGACTGGATCTCCTTCGAGCCGTACGCCCTGTCCAACGCCACCGGCGTCTCGGCCCGGGTCTCCTCCGCCGGTCCCGGCGGCACGCTGGAGGTGCGCGCGGGTTCCCCCACCGGCACCCTGCTCTCCACCCTGACCGTCGCACCCACGGGCGGCTGGGAGAACTTCACCGACGTCTCGGCGAACGTGAGCAACGCACCCGCCGGCACCACGGAACTCTTCCTCGTCTTCAAGGGGCCCACCGGCCGGGGGAACCTGTTCGACCTGGACGCCTTCACCTTCAAGGCGGAGGGGTGA
- a CDS encoding Lrp/AsnC family transcriptional regulator has translation MDRLDREILGVLQEDARISYRDLGARVGLSANAAADRVRRLRRDGVIRGFTVIIDPAADTRTGLVVFIDVTLRMDTTNEVFERAVLTLPGITEVVHVTGGHDYLVRATAADTAALDALLRRLKREAGVAHSNTRVALRAAPAR, from the coding sequence ATGGACCGTCTGGACAGGGAAATCCTCGGCGTTCTGCAGGAGGACGCGCGGATCTCGTACCGCGATCTGGGCGCACGGGTCGGGCTGAGCGCCAACGCGGCGGCCGACCGGGTGCGGCGGCTGCGCCGGGACGGCGTCATCCGCGGCTTCACCGTGATCATCGACCCCGCCGCCGACACCCGGACCGGCCTGGTCGTCTTCATCGACGTGACCCTGCGGATGGACACCACCAACGAGGTCTTCGAGCGGGCGGTGCTGACCCTGCCCGGGATCACCGAAGTGGTGCATGTGACGGGCGGGCACGACTACCTCGTACGCGCCACCGCCGCCGACACCGCGGCGCTGGACGCACTGCTGCGCAGACTCAAGCGGGAGGCGGGCGTCGCCCACTCCAACACCAGGGTCGCGCTCAGAGCGGCGCCTGCCAGATGA